From one Humulus lupulus chromosome 8, drHumLupu1.1, whole genome shotgun sequence genomic stretch:
- the LOC133797886 gene encoding protein RECOGNITION OF PERONOSPORA PARASITICA 7-like — MAEAILSIFTEAIVSHAIHRISYLLRHEETSLTSVKTDVEYLRNELLRIQCFLKTVYIEQEQDDRVRNWVSEISNVACEIEDVVEIYIVKVDSSFFKAFHLKKLRKQVNSIKAKIESIFESKKNYGIEFVRRDSAARASTPAAVDLRQRSLRRSFPEEEEDDIISLDHSMTILKTRLILEDKDDQLCVVSIVGMAGLGKTTLAKKVYNDDDVKKHFDCRAWVFVSHQYVSRDIFSEILMQVGFPQCQYPSHDGELETRLEERRRIKEILNSLGEDDLTDYIKDRLKGKRYLIVVDDIWRNEDWDIIKRVFPRGEKGSKVVFTTRIKQVASYADPNNFTIEPPFLTLEESWLLLQRKSLARHVSIGGSSGVCTPISSQFEHMGKKMAMKCGGLPLAIVKLGGLLRTKKLYDEWQKVEKEVNLHLNRYGVKDTLASSYHDLPYYLKPCFLYLSSFPKDFEIPKSKLIQLWIAEGLVTGSETKRWTMEEIAEQYFRELIDRCMIQVVKWDYTGVGVKTCRVHCLMRDFCVSKAREDKFSEVIQHHDHEKNIISTASSSSTSSSSDPHPTSSRRVVIHIPGCDLDRKQMHQTLRSLTCFHVSPLSFLKLIRSKNFKLLRVLEFGFRKDTAITRNDYVPVEIGDLIHLRYLGLRDGGKVILPSSIGNLRNLGTINLRDNYEVVLPVEILKLSCLKHMLLPFGTCFSDDTFSWGTYVLSDPKKIQTLKYIKFGPLLLKNKITISELTNLRNLGVEFKTNEEVRLFLAFPNFKLSMLKSLNMSLHTISGGFSNLQQLSKCVALSKLFLDGKILDDLSLEILPESLTKLILKDSGLSTDPMPVLEKLPNLRYLRLHNSYNGSRMVCGGEGFPRLETLQLISLRNVMVWRVEPETTMPNLQRLYVRDMPELSMIPEELCVKNLSELKVSEIGGAHS, encoded by the coding sequence ATGGCAGAGGCCATATTATCAATATTCACAGAGGCTATAGTATCGCATGCGATTCATAGAATTTCCTATTTACTCCGCCACGAGGAAACTTCGTTGACCTCAGTGAAGACCGATGTGGAGTACTTGCGAAACGAGCTACTGCGCATTCAGTGCTTTTTGAAAACTGTCTACATCGAGCAAGAGCAAGACGACCGCGTTCGAAACTGGGTATCTGAAATCAGTAACGTAGCTTGTGAGATCGAGGATGTTGTGGAGATCTACATCGTCAAAGTTGACTCTTCCTTCTTCAAAGCTTTTCATCTCAAGAAGCTTCGCAAGCAAGTGAACTCCATTAAAGCCAAGATCGAAAGCATCTTCGAAAGCAAGAAGAACTACGGAATCGAATTCGTTCGTAGAGACTCCGCCGCCAGGGCCAGTACTCCTGCAGCCGTTGATCTTCGACAACGTAGCTTGAGAAGATCATTTCCGGAGGAGGAGGAAGACGATATCATCAGCTTGGATCACAGTATGACAATTTTGAAGACTCGACTGATACTGGAAGACAAAGATGATCAGCTCTGTGTTGTTTCGATCGTCGGAATGGCAGGATTAGGTAAGACCACTCTTGCCAAGAAAGTTTATAACGATGATGATGTGAAGAAACACTTTGATTGTCGTGCTTGGGTTTTTGTTTCTCATCAGTACGTGTCTAGGGATATCTTTTCTGAAATTTTGATGCAAGTTGGGTTCCCTCAGTGTCAATATCCATCACATGATGGTGAATTAGAAACTAGGCTGGAAGAGAGGAGAAGAATCAAAGAGATTCTCAACTCTTTGGGAGAAGATGATTTGACTGATTACATAAAAGATAGGTTAAAAGGAAAGAGGTATCTTATTGTTGTTGATGATATTTGGAGAAACGAAGATTGGGATATCATAAAAAGGGTATTCCCTCGTGGTGAAAAGGGAAGTAAAGTTGTTTTCACTACACGTATCAAGCAAGTTGCATCGTATGCTGATCCAAATAATTTCACCATTGAACCTCCATTTTTAACACTCGAAGAGAGTTGGTTGCTTCTACAGCGAAAATCACTTGCAAGACATGTTTCCATTGGTGGATCATCTGGTGTCTGCACACCAATATCATCTCAATTTGAGCATATGGGAAAAAAGATGGCTATGAAATGTGGGGGACTACCTCTTGCCATCGTCAAGCTTGGAGGCCTTTTGAGAACGAAAAAGTTGTACGATGAATGGCAGAAAGTGGAGAAAGAGGTGAATTTGCACTTGAATAGATATGGAGTGAAAGATACTTTGGCCTCGAGTTACCACGACTTGCCTTACTACTTGAAACCATGCTTTCTTTATTTGAGCAGCTTCCCAAAGGATTTCGAGATACCCAAAAGCAAGTTAATTCAGCTGTGGATCGCAGAAGGCCTGGTGACCGGATCCGAAACAAAAAGATGGACCATGGAAGAGATAGCCGAGCAATATTTTAGAGAGTTGATTGATAGGTGCATGATTCAAGTGGTGAAATGGGATTACACAGGGGTTGGTGTCAAAACATGTCGTGTGCACTGTCTTATGCGAGATTTCTGTGTCTCCAAGGCTAGAGAAGACAAGTTCTCTGAGGTTATCCAACATCATGATCATGAAAAGAATATCATCAGCACAGCTAGTTCTTCTTCGACTTCGAGTAGTAGTGATCCTCATCCAACAAGCAGTCGCAGAGTTGTAATCCATATTCCTGGCTGTGATCTTGATAGGAAGCAAATGCATCAAACTCTTCGTTCCCTTACCTGTTTCCATGTAAGTCCTTTGTCTTTCTTGAAACTTATAAGGAGCAAGAATTTCAAATTGTTGAGAGTTTTGGAATTTGGGTTTAGAAAAGACACCGCCATTACGCGTAACGATTATGTGCCTGTGGAAATCGGTGACTTGATTCACTTGAGGTACTTGGGATTAAGAGATGGTGGAAAAGTCATATTGCCTAGTTCCATAGGCAACTTACGAAACTTGGGCACCATCAATCTTCGCGATAACTACGAAGTTGTACTACCAGTGGAGATTTTGAAGCTGTCGTGTTTGAAACATATGCTGTTACCTTTTGGTACGTGTTTTTCTGATGACACCTTTAGTTGGGGTACTTATGTTCTTTCCGACCCAAAAAAGATTCAGACTCTCAAGTACATAAAATTTGGTCCGTTGCTTCTCAAAAACAAGATTACAATATCTGAGCTGACGAATCTTCGAAACTTAGGAGTAGAATTCAAAACCAATGAAGAGGTTAGATTGTTCTTGGCGTTCCCAAACTTCAAGCTAAGCATGCTCAAGTCTTTAAACATGTCTCTCCACACCATTAGTGGTGGCTTTTCAAATCTGCAGCAACTTTCTAAATGCGTTGCTCTCTCCAAACTTTTCTTGGACGGAAAGATATTAGACGATCTCAGTCTTGAAATTTTGCCAGAAAGTCTCACCAAACTGATCTTGAAGGACTCTGGGCTTAGTACAGACCCCATGCCAGTCTTGGAGAAGCTACCAAACTTAAGGTATCTCCGGCTGCATAACTCGTACAATGGATCTAGAATGGTGTGTGGAGGTGAAGGATTTCCTAGGCTGGAGACTCTCCAACTTATTTCGCTCAGGAATGTAATGGTGTGGCGAGTAGAGCCAGAAACAACAATGCCAAATCTCCAAAGACTATACGTTAGAGATATGCCTGAATTGAGTATGATTCCAGAAGAGTTGTGCGTTAAAAATCTCAGTGAACTAAAAGTCAGTGAAATAGGAGGAGCGCATTCGTGA